The sequence CCTTACAATTATATAATCCACACGGCCCCCGCCGCGAACGTCGGCATCGGGCATTATCACTGGCACATAGAGATCATCCCGCGCCTCACGAAAATGGCCGGCTTCGAATGGGGGACAGGGTTCTACATCAATCCCACGCCGCCCGAGGAAGCCACGACGTACCTGAGAGAAACAGAGACATAGGGGGTGCAATGAAGATACTGATCGCTTCTCCCGAGATATTTCCTTTTGTGAAGACAGGCGGCCTGGCCGATGTCACGGGGGCCCTTCCGAAGGCCTTGAGGAGCCTGGGGGTCGATGTCAGGGTCATTCTCCCCAAGCACAAAGGCATAGAGGACCTCGGCTTCCCCATGAAATACTCCAACCACAGAATATCGTGCCAGGTGTCGCAGTCCTTCGTCGATGCGGAGGTCGTCGAGAGCGAGTACGAAGGCATAAAGGCCTACCTTGTCGAAAAGGACGAGTACTATTACCGTGACTACCTGTACAGTACCCCGGACGGCGACTACCTCGATAACGCCGAACGCTACATCTTCTTTGCCAAAAGCATCCTGGAGACGATCAAGGCGACGGGGTTCGTCCCCGATGTCCTCCACTGCAACGACTGGGAGACGGCCCTGTCCCCTGTCTTCCTCAAGACGATCTACCAGAATGACCCCGACTTAAGTGGCGTGGCCACTCTCCTCACCATTCACAATCTCGGCTACCAGGGAATATTCTGGCACTACGACATGCACCTGCTCAACATAGGCTGGGAATATTTCACGCCGGAATCCCTGGAGTTCTTCGGCCACATCAACTTTCTCAAGGGCGGCATCATCTTCTCCGACATCCTGAACACCGTGAGCAAGCAGTACAGCAGGGAGATCCAGACGCCGGAATTTGGATGCGGCCTCGACGGTATCCTGATGAAGCGGCAGGACGACCTCCACGGGATAGTAAACGGCATCGATTACGGGGACTGGAACCCCGGGACGGACAAATCTCTGCCGGGACGGTACACCATCGAGGACCGGGCGAACAAGGCCGTGTGCAAGAAGGCCCTTCAGCAGGCCTTCGACCTGCCCTCAAACCCGAACGTCCCGCTTCTGGCGACCATCTCACGGCTCGCCGACCAGAAAGGCTTTGACCTCATCTCCGAGTCCCTGGAAGAGATGCACGGCCTGGGTGTGCAGTATATCATCCTCGGCACGGGGGAGCGGAAATACCACGACCTCTTCACGGCCCTCGCAAAGAAGTTCCCCCGGGCTTTCTCGATAAAGATAGCCTACGACAACAAGCTGGCACACCTCATGGAGGCGGGGGCGGACATGTTCCTCATGCCTTCCCGGTACGAACCATGCGGTCTCAACCAGCTTTACAGCCTGAAGTACGGCACTGTCCCTGTCGTCAGGGGTGTGGGCGGGCTGGAGGATACGATCATCGACTATACGAGCTATCCCGAGATCGGAACGGGCTTCAAGTTCTACGAATACACCAAAGAGGCGATGCTCGACACCATCGGCAGGGCGCTTTCCCTTTACAGGGAAAGGAAGGCCTGGGAGGACCTCGTCACCCGCTGTATGAAGGAAGACTTTTCCTGGGAAAAATCGGCCCGCGAGTACGTCGAACTTTACAGGAAAGCAATTGCGAAGCATGAATCAAGCGGAACTGATCGGTAAGATAATCGAGATCTCGCACTCGAACCTCGAGCTGACGGCGCGGATCAATGCGATCCTCAACATCATTGCCCAGGACCTCGGCTTCGACGAGGCCATTGTCTATACCTTCGACAAGGACAAGAGGCTGACCTGCCGCTACGCCAATCAGAAGAGCGCGCTTTTCAAAATATTGAACCGCTACCGGTGCCATATCGGCGAAGGGATAGTCGGCAGCGTGGCGCAAAGACGGTCTCCCCAGTTCTTTACCTTCAAGGACATCTCCCCGAGGTTCGGCTGCCTTTTCTATCCCGAACTGGACGATCACCTGGAAAGGTTCCGGACCTTTTCCTTCCTTCCCCTGTCCGACGACAGCTACCTTTTTGGCGTTATCGTCCTGTGTTCCGTCATGCGCGATTCGCTGCAGGACCAGGAGAAGGTTCTCCTTTCCGTCATATCCCGCGAGCTCGGCGGTATCCTCAGGGCCTTCGAGCTTATCCTTTCGTCGAAGAAGCGCATCAGCGAGCTGGCGATGCTGTCCGAACTGGGCAAGATGCTGACATCCAATGTGGGGCCCTACGAGCTCTTGAAAAGCATAGCGCTCATCATCGCGAAGTCGCTCTCCGCATCCTTTGTGTCCGTCAAGCTCGAATACCCCCTTCTCAAGCTGGAGACACAGCGCTTTACCTATGGCATGATAGACCCCGCCGCGAAGGATTACGTGGACCAGCTGGAGAGATCGGCCATCAAGCTTTTGCGCCCCGTTTCACTGAGAAACGGTTCGGCGGAGCAAATCGACAACCCTCCGCCCTTCTCGCTCTATTCAGCCCCCATCCTTTCAAAGAACCGCGTCCTGGGCACCATCACCCTCTGCGGCGAGAAGTCCGACCAGCACGGTATCGAGGAGAACGGGCAGTACATCATCAACACCATATCGAACTACATATCGAGCGGACTCGAGAACACCCTGCTCAACACGCGCCTGAGGAACGTGGTGCGGGAGTTGACGGACGCACAGAAAAGGCTCATCGAACAGGAGAAGTTCCGCAGCCTCGGGGAAATGACGGCCAACATCGCCCACGAGATCAAGAACCCTCTTGTCATCATCGGCGGCTTCACCAAGCGGCTGGCGAAGAAGATGCAGAACGACCACACGGAGAACCGGTATATCGATATTATCCTCAACGAGGTCACACGCCTCGAGACCATCCTCAACGAGATCCTCCATTACGTCAAGGAGAACCAGCCCTACGAAGAACTCTGCAGGCTCCAGGACTTCCTCGAGGACATCCTCTACATCGTCTCTTCCGACCCCGCCTGGGAATCGGTCTCCATCGTCAAGGATTTCGACGGCGCGCTGGAACCCGTCCCCTGCGACAGCCAGCAGCTCAAGCAGGTGTTCATCAATCTTCTCATGAACGCCTTCGAGGCCATGCGCGGCACCGGCACCATAACCGCGAAGACCCGCAAGGTCATGTACGACGAACAGCCCTTCGTCGCCATTTCGATAACGGATACCGGAGGCGGCATCGATCCTGCCATCATCGACAACATATTCAACCCCTTCTTCACGACGAAGGAGCGCGGCACCGGCCTTGGTCTTGCCATTTCCAACAAGATCGTGACGAACCACAAGGGGCACATAGAGGTGGAGAACGTGGCTGGAAAGGGAGTGACCTTCGTCGTCTATCTCCCTATGAAAAATAACATGCTGCAAGAGGAGTTCGCATGAAAAGAGTACGGGTGCTCGTCGTAGACGACGAGGAGAATATCAGGCTTCTATTCAAGGAGGAACTGGAGGAAGAGGATTACGAGGTGGAAACCGCGTCCAATGGTATGGAGGCCCTGGAGAAGCTCAAGGGCGTACCCTTCGATGTGGTGGTCCTGGACATCAAAATGCCCGTTATGGACGGGATACAGACACTGAATGCCATTAAGAACATCAACAAGGACCAGCCCGTCATCCTCTGCTCGGCCTACGGTGAGTTCAAGCAGGACCTGTCGAGCTGGGTTTCCGACGGATACGTCGTCAAGTCGGCGGACACGCGGGAACTCAAAGAGACGATCAGGGAAATACTGAGCCGGTGAGCCTCTCGAGCCGAAGCCCATCGCGGCCCGCCCGCGGCCGTCACCACAAAACCCTTGATATGAGGGGTAATATGAACTATGATTATGGCTACCTGGGGGTGTAGCTCAGCGGGAGAGCACCTCGTTCGCAACGAGGGGGCC is a genomic window of Syntrophorhabdus sp. containing:
- the glgA gene encoding glycogen synthase GlgA; this translates as MKILIASPEIFPFVKTGGLADVTGALPKALRSLGVDVRVILPKHKGIEDLGFPMKYSNHRISCQVSQSFVDAEVVESEYEGIKAYLVEKDEYYYRDYLYSTPDGDYLDNAERYIFFAKSILETIKATGFVPDVLHCNDWETALSPVFLKTIYQNDPDLSGVATLLTIHNLGYQGIFWHYDMHLLNIGWEYFTPESLEFFGHINFLKGGIIFSDILNTVSKQYSREIQTPEFGCGLDGILMKRQDDLHGIVNGIDYGDWNPGTDKSLPGRYTIEDRANKAVCKKALQQAFDLPSNPNVPLLATISRLADQKGFDLISESLEEMHGLGVQYIILGTGERKYHDLFTALAKKFPRAFSIKIAYDNKLAHLMEAGADMFLMPSRYEPCGLNQLYSLKYGTVPVVRGVGGLEDTIIDYTSYPEIGTGFKFYEYTKEAMLDTIGRALSLYRERKAWEDLVTRCMKEDFSWEKSAREYVELYRKAIAKHESSGTDR
- a CDS encoding response regulator, giving the protein MKRVRVLVVDDEENIRLLFKEELEEEDYEVETASNGMEALEKLKGVPFDVVVLDIKMPVMDGIQTLNAIKNINKDQPVILCSAYGEFKQDLSSWVSDGYVVKSADTRELKETIREILSR